TACATCCTTTTTTGGGGCatgctattttattttttgcaggTGGATATGGCTGCATTGAGGCAAATGGGAGAGAGCGATCTCAAAGACATGGGGGTACCTATGGTAGGTGGGAAGTGTGCTGCCTTTTACTATTTGCCGTGCTCTGCCTTTTACTATTTGCCGTGCTCTGCCTTTTACTATGTACCATGCTAGCATGGAAAAATATTAGCATCTCTGCGGAAAAGCAAATATGATCTTAAGGATGATGACATTTTCCCCCCAAAAGGACACTTGTGCATTTGCTAAATTTATCAAGGATCCATAGATATTAAACTTATTAGGATGTGGACTTGCCAAAATGCGTGCAAAGATGTGAGCGCATGCTGTTTTAGGGCTTCTAAGACAAGAAAATAAATCAAATGGAGAACTGTGGTGATTGGAATGAAAACGCCTGCTTTGCTACATTTCATTTCTGAGATGCACTTGGTAGGTGCTCAATGCAAACAGTAAGGCCACCTGGTTCTTTTCTGTCAAAAAGTAGAATCATACTGTTTCTGTTAGCAAAGTAAattgatttccttttttttagaaatggaGCTGCAGAGCTTATCTAGAATATACTATACTATATTACATGCTTTTGCCATAACGTTGGATATAATGGCTAGAAAAAGTAGGCAGAAGACAATTACTTCGTTTCTTCTCAAACAAGAGGGCTTTGTGTTGTGCTATTTAACATCTCTGCTAGCAAGTTTCTATTTACTCATCGTCCAGTAGAAATGAGCTGATGTCTCAACTCTCAATATAGGGGAAATAAAGGTGCAACCTGGGTTTATAGACTCACCATTCCAACCAGTGCTCTTAAGGTGGTACCTTTGGTGCCTTGGGTGCGCCTAGGTGACAAGGATTGACTAGGCTTCCCGTGGCACCTTATCACCCTGACGGGGATTTAAGAACACTGATTCCAACTACTGTTGGGAAGAGTGGCTATGTTAAGAATATTTTTGCTGAAAATTGAACCTGCATAGTATCTTCCAGAATTTAAAAGGCCTTACTGTTTGCATTGAACACCTACCAAGTGCATCTCAGAAATGAAATGTAGCAAAGCAGGCGTTTTCATTCCAATCACCACAGTTCTCCATTTGATTTGTTTTCTTGTCTTACAAGCCTTAAAACATTGTTCAACTAGGACCAACATTCTTCAGCTGCAAACCTTGTTTAAAACAAATTACTGTTTCTTACAAAGAAAACAATGCTATGCTATGTGTTTCTAATTTTCTATGCTAGTCTACATTGTTTTCTTGTGTATTTTGGTTGCAACTCTGGATCCTCCAGTTGATTGGTTATAACTTAGCCCTAAACACATAATCTTCAACAATTTCTTGAAAAGGTTTATTgcgatgtattttttttttctgaaccaGTTGTTTGTCTAGTTGAATATGATTTTGATGAATGTTTTTTTACAAAGGGCCCGAGGAAGAAGATTCTCCTTGCATTAGGTCCTCAGTCGAAACAACGGCAAAGATGAGCAGCATGGTCTGGGTATTGGAAACTTGAAAACATTTGTTGGCAACCACAAATTGTTGATGTAACTTAAGAATGCCTTATTGCAGATCTTGTATATCTGTAGTGTTTTGTCTTAGTTCTCCCTTTTGTTGCTGATAGATTAAGTTCGTGCCTTTGTTGACACGTGTAAAGTCTTATCTGTCAGCTGTTAAGAATAGCAGGCTTGAAACAGGTGGAGAATTACCAATCTGGAATTTGGTGGGGGATATATGAGAACGGCCATGGTCGCAGTGCATCTTTCATATATGATAGCATTGGTGATCGATTGATCGATCATCAGTCACTGCATGTTCACCGTTTACATGCTGAAAGGGAATCAAACCTAACGTTATACTATGTTCATTGCTCATTATAGTTTGAAAATTGAAACTGAATATCTAGTTATGTCAACTTGAATCCtgtgttttggtttttttagttcatagatgtTAGTGTGCATTTAGGAGCCAACTgccaagttcaacatttattCAAACTCATAATACAACATTTCAAATAAACTAGtattttatatgaaaatgttGGAACCGTACACACAAAATATTGAACATGTATAATtaaatgttgattttttagatCATATACACGAAGTATAGTTAGTATCTATTTCGTTTGCTGTTTTGACTTTCGTAGGTTATAGATACTATTATGCACACTAACGGACGGATTATTTGCACTGCACACGCAACCACACCTACACGGCCACACACATCAACGCCACCCCTATGGCCCTATGTGCAAGCTAACCTACAAGCTATAGACAAACCATGCATCCTTGTGGATAATGACAAAGTCACATCAAGTATTGTGGTCATGTATATCAAGGGTCTGTTTGTGACTGATTCGCTTCAGAAATAATAGTTCACTCCAACTCCACCTTCCTtcaactccactccaccaaatcTATGAAAATATAAAACCGTTGCGCCTGTTTGtcaactccactccaccaaatcTATGAAAATATAAAACCGTTGCGCCTGTTTGGCAAATGAGAGGACTCCAACTCTAAGAACATGATGTTTTTATGTGCATTGTCTATTATACTCCTGTGTTGTGGGACTCACGTGTCGGTGTACATTGGCTTGGCGATTGGTGTCCGGTGTTGTGGGTTACTGGGTATAACCCATTCGCCACCTTGCCCTTTGCCTGTCTCGCGAGTTCCGGACTCCACGGCGAATGGCGGCGGCACCTCGCCCTTCGCCAGTCATGCGCCACCTTTCCGCAGCAGCCCTGCGCTGCCCGTAGGTACCAATTTTGCTCCGGTAGGCGCCAACACCCCTAGTCGTTTGCCTCAGGAATCGAATTCCATCTATTTGTGAAAGCATAGGAAGGCGCAGGCACAACAGCATCCCTCTCCAGCGGGTAGCGGCGGGTTGGCAAGTGGTGGCCGGGAAAGCGAGCGAGCAGAGCAGGAGCAGAGGCAACGAGGGCGGGGGAGGCGTACCTCGATTTGATTCCAGTGGATTGCGTGGAGGAGCGACCCCGCGGGCTCCGATGGAGCGCCCCGGCGAGCTCCGGCAGCAGTGCCCCGTGGGCGGCGGAGTAGCCTCGACGGCCGCGAAGGAGCGGCCCAGCGAGCGCCAGAGATCGCGGGTCCTCGACGGCCGGTGGAGGCGCAGCCCCGACGGCGGAGGAGCGACCCCGCGGGCTCCGATGGAGCGCCCCGGCGAGCTCCGGCAGCGGTGCCCCACGGGCGGCGGAGCAGCCCCGAATGCCagcggaggaggcgacggcaGCGTGACCCGTCCAGCGACAGCGACCCGACCGCGGATGGCAGGGCGGCGCGAGCACGGTGAACAGGGGAGAATGGAAGGAGGCGACGGGAGGAGGGCACATAACTGTTTGCGAACCGGTATACTGTGTAACCTGTGGTATCGTCGGTAATTACTCACAACTCTAAGAGAAGGTTTGAAAAGAAGGTTTGAAAGCGGAGTTTTCGAAGCACCCCTTAAGGTGCTTCAGAAGAAGTTGGTGCTAGTGGAGTTGgaggtgtttggcaagatgaatCTGAAGCGGAGCTGCAAAACTTGGAGTGGAGCAGTCCCACACATATCGTAAGTGTTGATTGTTTTTGTAAAAATTAAGACaatcaaaatatatttatattgGATCTAAGTAGAACGATGGTTTGAATGGAATTCAAAACTATTTATGATTTGAAAGAAAATTATAGTCGAAGTTTCGAATTCAACAGGAATCTCTCCGTCCACACAGCATAGGAGCAATGCGCGACACCCGCCGttgaataatttatttattttcctttaggATACAGATAGGAATCCTGAGTTTGGAAGGCCAAGCTACTCGGCCTAATAGGTAGACAGAACTTAAGGGGTTTTTTacaccctgctaaagtttagcacctgtcacattagatatttggatactaattaggagtattaaacatatgctaattacaaaactaattgcacagatggagtctaattcgcgagacgaatctattaaacttaattagtccatgatttgataatgtggtgctccagcaaccatttgctaatgatggattaattagacttaatagattcgtctcgtgaattagcacagggttatgcaattagttttataattagctcatgtttagtcttcctaattagcatccgaacatccaatgtgatactgctaaagtttagcatctagtatccaaacacccccttagaaggTCCATCCAGATTTTATTCCCTGAGTGCGGAGCCAGAGCTCGCGGCGCCAGAAGTTGGACTGGGCTGAGAAGCCTGGTTAAGGGCCCGTTTGGTCccaggattaaagtttagtcatgtcgaatgtttagatactaattagaagtattaaacatagactaattacaaaattaataggttaattcgcgagatgaatctattaagcctaattagtccatgatttgacaatatgatgctacagtaaacatgtgctaatcatgaattaattaggtttaatagattcgtcttgcgaattagcctctatctatgtaattagttttataattaactcatatttagtcctcctaattagcctcaagatattcgatgtgacatggactaaactttagctcaaggatccaaacacccccaggACGTATTCAGTCGGGTCGCCCTATTTACTTGGTCGTGGCGTTCTGCCCCTTGCCCCGCAGCAGCTAAAGAAGCAGATTAGGGTTTCGTGGCGCAGCGGCAACAAATCCGTGCGCTCAATTTCTTGTGCAGGTCGGAGGCGGAGcttgaggcggaggcggagatggaGATTGAGGCGGAGGGGAATAGAGGCAACAAAGGGGAAGACGAAGCAGCGAATAGGCTTCCGATGCGGAGGTTGCATGAAAGTGTTGAGTTGAGGAACGTGGATTCCAGTGTGGAGGTTGCGGAGTGGCAGAAGGGGATGAAGGAAACTAATTTCGATCCGGATGACaaggagagggaggtggtgAGGAAAGGAGAGGAAGTGGTAGAACCCGACCAGGAAGAGACAAAGCGGGGGTATGAGAAATATTTGAGTGGAAGAGGAGGAACGAGGAGCAGGAGCGTGTTCGGGTCAGGAGGGTGAGAGAGTGGGTCAGCCAGGCCTCTGCGCCGCCCCCGAGGTTTCAgtacaaggagaagaagaacaaggagaagaGGAGGGCGAGAAACTCTGGAGGTGAAGAGGAAGTTAGAGTAGTACAGGGACGTCTAAATCGGTTGAAGAAGGTTTTAGTAGATATAAAAGAAATTGGTGGGGTTCACCACCAAGGTGGATTTGGCGATGCGGAATTCAAAGGAAGGCCATGCCACGGAGGTGGATTTGGCGATGAAGAATTCAAAGGAAGGCCATGCCACTGAGGTGGATTTGGCGATAGGGAACTCAAAGGAAGGCCTGAAAGGTTACAGAtcacgggaaaaaaaaagaggcgaAAAAGGGGAGAAAGATACAGAAAGAGTTGGCAAAGTatgaggagtggaggaggaagaaggatgagGAAGAGCGTCATCGGGATCCAGAGGAACTAACAGTGCGTTATGCCTATGAAGCAAGGTTGTTTGAAAAAAGTTGGAACATGATCTATCCGACCGGCTATGGTCGCTTCGAGGACAACAGTGAGTGACTTGTTAACTACTCGCGTTCTCAATTTGCATGTTAATTACTTGCTCAATTAGTTCAGGTTTCTTTGGTCCAGTTTTACATGTATCTTGGACGATTTCATACTTGCTACTAGTTGTTACCATGATGTCTTTCATGTATATAAGAGTGATTCATGCGGTAGGATCAGAATCGGACCAATGATGCAATCCATGCACATGTTGACTGAGTACTTACTACGGCTTGTGCTTGTCTATTGGATTTAATACCCTTACTCATTTGAAATATCCTACAACTCTATGCAGCATATATCCCTTGCAAGCGATATACATTTAATCCTGCGCCACATGGTGGATTTAAGCGCGATACTCTACAGGTATTTTCTGTCAAGGTCGAAGAATTAACAGGAGGTTTACAGTGGCCGCTCAATGTGTTCGGTATGGTTGCCCTACGCGACTCATTAGATCACAACCGCAATGTTATCTTCAAACGTGAAAGGGATAACTGTCAAACCCTCGCTGATGAGGTCTGTAGTATTCCTACTTGccacaattcttttttttttcctgtgctGCCTTTTTCCTACACACTTTCTCATGCATTTTGTGTCTTAAGTTATTGTTACCATGGAAGCATGCATGGGGTTTCTTCATTCAATAATCTTAGTTTCACCATCTAATTCTATTATTGACCGTCTTTAATTAGATTTAAAATAGTGCACAGTGCTGCAATATTGTCCTGCGTAGAAATTACCATGACTCCCATGTGTAGAATTGCCATGCCTATTACCACATACTAACCATGTAGAGAACTCTAACAAACAATGGAGAAAGGCGCAAATGAGGTGGGCATATCATAAAATTCAGTCATGTGGTTGATCATAAAGATAGGTGGACATCTTATAGCATAGCACAAGTCAGGCTCAACTAATCACTAATTCAAATCGGCACACACTCATGAGACTAGTAATTACGGATTTAAGACATTGATTGAACTTGGTACTTCACACTTATGAGGTTCATTCTGTAGGGAATACATTACTGGCGTCAGGTATAAGCCTTTGGAAGATCCATGTGATTTGCAATTTGTTCCTGACTGTCACACCCTATGAATAATAGGCTTTTTTGCATGTGCCCCACAATGAATTGGCAGCATGGTACCTAGTAGTTTCGTGTTAATTTCCTTTGCATTTTAGCTAGAAAGATGTTTCAATGTTGTTTGCAAGGTTGGAAAACAAATATTCTAAATAAACTTCTTTAATATGTTTTGATGTTACGTGCACTGGTAAGTTCCTATGCTTTTGTTTTTTGCTGATGAGTTATGCTAGCATTTGTCTCCAATGATTTGTGTTATGCACCTTGCATCATTTATGCTATGAATTTTGTTTTCACCATACCATTTCAGTGTTCTGTTGCAATGTGTGCCTCTATTTCACTTCAGTTTACTTACTCTTTTAATGATGTTGCATGCAGAATCCATATTTAGTACTAACTGGTCCTGTGCGTGGTGTTGTGTTTGGTGATCCTGTGGTCTTGGAGGTTTTGTTGTATGTGAGGGGCACTACTGAGTCTGATGACAAAGAATTAAGCCTGCTAGCTTCTGGTCTTACCAATTTATATACTAGCGCACATAATTCGCTTCTGCTCGAGGAGTCATACACTAGCAGGCTTAGAACACTGGACTTTGAGCTCGGCCATATTGTTTTTTCTGTGGAAGCTACAATCAGTGTGAAAGTGATTTCTGGCCCACCAGATGGTTTTTATGGCGAGTGTGTTGCCTTTACTGATGTTTTAAAACGTGAAATCGTACTGCACAATTCTGGAGTTGAGGAGCTGCATCTTGCTGGTGATGAGATCAACCTTTCACGGAGTGTTGTTTCTGTTGAAAGCTTTGGAAAGCTGATGGTTTCTGTTAGGGCTTCGGACGGTTCTGTTACCTTAACGGGGACAAAGGAGTTCAAACCTCTGGAAAAGGGTACAACCACTAGAGTGCTTCGTATTCCCGAGTTGGGCCAATTGGAAATCACTGTGGCCTGGTCCCTTTTCTCTTAGTCGAAGACTTAGATAGCTATCTATGTGTAGCTAGTGCTCCAAGGTACGATGTTGAAGGTGCGATGCTTAGTAGGTGGCGTTGAACCTGTTACTGTCGCTTTTTATTTTGTCGTAGCAATTTGTACTGCTACCTATGAGACTAAAACAGGTTTGGCTGTGGTTGGAAGCTAGATATGATGTCGTGTATCACATCTATTCTGTTATGAGCAATGCGATGATTGATTTAGTACCCTTACCCATGATTGCTGTTTGCTCTATTAGGCTATGAATACTTGGTAGTCAATGGAGCTGAAATCGCGTGTGTGCCTGCGTGGAACTGTCCTTTATATCGCATCCTCGCTTTATGGTGGCTTTACTGCTGCCctagtttctaaaataaaatactGGAACCCTAGAATTGAACAAGAGAAATAAAGCTAAGCGACGGAAAAAATCAAACTGCTGTTAGAACAGCGTTTCCTATTCGTGCCATTTCTGTGGAAATCAGAATCTAATATTGGGTAGTGGAAAGGGTGTAGTTAGGAGCTTGTTACCATCAAGAGAGCATGCTGCCATCGACTCATCCCGTAGAATTTTGAGAGGAAACAATAGCAACGCAAGATATGAAAAACCGCTTGAGCATTCTCAAGCAGAAAGTTTGCAAGTGGATTTGCCATTGGGGTTGAGGCAGTCAACTTCTGAAAGGGTGAAAATGGGAAAGGTTAAAATGTAATCTCCCTCCAATAGATTGCAAAAAAGAGGAAGGATCGGTCTTGTCAACGGTAAAGCGTGGCCATTTAGCAACCTCTACTTCTAAAGAGAACACAAGCAATACAAAATACAAATGATGAACATAGAACTAAGATTTAATACTTCAGAGGCAGGGTGGTTTGAATCTGAACTGTTGGGAATGTATACTAGGGGTCATCAAGATCCCGTCCTCTGGGATTAGTCACATCGACATATTCACATATGGGTGCGGGTGCTCACAGGTTTGGCACCCAATGGGTGTGGATGTGAGTGTAGAATTTCACCCATGGGTCCAAACCCGACCTGACCTATATTGGGTTGGGGTGGGTGTAGAATTTCATCCATGGCTGCCCAAAATCTCTTAAGACCTTAACCCTAACCTTTGTTGAAGTATTAAATTACACTAATATAATAAACTTTTTGATGGTAAATTGTTGATGTATCATGTATTATGAGATGGAGCTTAGATTGCTACCCTTACTAAACTATAATGTCGTGGAACTGTTTATGTACTATCATATTAAACTTTACTATCATTACTGGACTATTCTTTTGTGAAATGAAACATGAAACTTTGATATGGTGCTCAAATTGCATTTTGTGCATCAAATTCGATATCATATGTTGATATATTTTGAACACTTTACTTATTTAAACAAACCCAGTGGCCACCCAAAACCTGACAGGTGCCCAGCGGGTGTGGGTGTGGGGTAAAAAATCCACCCATTAGCTATTATGGGTGTGGATGTAGCTAGGTGTGGTGGGTTTCATCACAGGTAGGTTTTGCTCCACCCGCACTCACCTGACCCATTGCCATCCCTACACGGGACCCACAATACatgtataaaaaaataaaatataaatgtACCTCTCCTCCCTTCCACCGTTTCATTGGAATCTTCCGTTCTCTCTCCTTGGTAGGTGCCTCTTTCTCCTTTCAGATCGGATCCAACGCGGGTGCTGGGCGTAGCGGTGCGGCCACCGGAGCCTGGGCGTGGCAGGGCAGTGCATTGTGGCGTGGGGCGGAAGCGAAGCAGCGTGGCACGGGGCCGTGGGCACCGGTGCCAAAGCGGCAACGCATTGGACACGCAGCACGGCATCGCATGGCCCCCAAATCCTGCGTGGCGTTAGGCTAGGGCTCGCCCATCGCCCTCACGTGTGTGTGAACGTGGAAACAAGCCTACAggttctccaagctctaacactcTTCGAATGGTTGGGtaaaggggtataaatagctccAAGTCTAACAACTAGTCGTCGCAACTTTTGCGTATGATTGACTGATTCGGTGGTGCATCGGGGTAGCACCGAATGAGTTGGTGCATGTCTCCTCAGCTAGTCATTGGGCCACTAATGCCAACTGATGCCCGGGCCCCACATGTATCACTGACCGGTTCGGTGGCATGTGAAGGGCATCACCAAATGAGTCGGTGATCCCTAAGCCACTATCTTCTACTGCCTTCCATGACCGACTCAATCGCTGCTTCAGTTCATTGTGCCCACCATATGAATCGGTGAGGCCATAAACGTTCTCCAAAACTTCCAAAGCTGATTTTGAGACGGTCGCGAGCCGAGCCAATCACACTGACTGATTATGTGGTGATCTAATGTTGACACTAAATGAGTCGGTAGTCACA
This portion of the Setaria viridis chromosome 7, Setaria_viridis_v4.0, whole genome shotgun sequence genome encodes:
- the LOC117863643 gene encoding uncharacterized protein, yielding MIYPTGYGRFEDNTYIPCKRYTFNPAPHGGFKRDTLQVFSVKVEELTGGLQWPLNVFGMVALRDSLDHNRNVIFKRERDNCQTLADENPYLVLTGPVRGVVFGDPVVLEVLLYVRGTTESDDKELSLLASGLTNLYTSAHNSLLLEESYTSRLRTLDFELGHIVFSVEATISVKVISGPPDGFYGECVAFTDVLKREIVLHNSGVEELHLAGDEINLSRSVVSVESFGKLMVSVRASDGSVTLTGTKEFKPLEKGTTTRVLRIPELGQLEITVAWSLFS